ttttaattatatattatttttaaaacacaatAGTTCTATTTCTATTTATAAGGCATTTTCTTCCCACTGgtggaaatattttgtttgtttatgtctaccttgtattaaattaaaatagatcAAAAATAGGTGAATATTTGACATACATAATAATGTTGACAGCTTACCAcacttacaaaaaatttaaattattcgttattttacaaaaaatgatcCAGAGTTCAGCACAATTCTATTACacataaaatacagaaaaattaatCACGTGGATAGTTTCTTAGGTTTTTTGCTGATTACACACCTCACAGCAAGCTACAATATGATACATGTATATTTGCAAAATTTCGGGTTTCCCTTTTCGTACAGTATTTTCAATGCCCTATTTTACCTATGAAAAAAAACCTATGACAAACAAACAAACCTATGATTTGTTGACAAACCTATGgcttgtttttaaaccaggagaagtaattcaaatttacctttaatttttttttacctttaataattttataatgctATAATATTTATGGATTACCGTCGAAGGCCGTCATGATCAAcccaaaaagaagatataatataTTTGCAGAATTTTCTAGCGACTTTCTTGGCTGTGaaactttttagtttactcctcctggtttaaaaacaaaacatagtGGAGGATTTGGTTGATTTTGTGTCGGCATTCCAGATTATTGCATAACAGTTTGTCGAATATACGAGAGCAAATATTATCCTCCACGGGTGTAATTTCCTCAACAAAATAATTGTTTGCCTACGTTTGGAAGAGTATGTCATAATCCCACAGGTATTTCCCTCACTATAGTCGAAGTTGTTATTTCACGTAGATTTTACTAAAAGACATTCGagacattataatatttacttatttagtgtaaaaacatgtaaaatgtaaataataattttgaaataatacCTAGAGTTAATGGATTTTGGGAACAGCTATGACCTTGAAAATGCcacaaagaatataactaaatatctCTTTTCTTACTCAGACTCTTTAAagtcttttacaatattttagaaTCGAAGATATGTATTATTAATGTattggattttgacaagagctatgcaTTACGCCTATTTAGTACACAAGTTTATGTGAAATGTTCAAGGTCATAGCTGTTCCCGAAATCCATTACCTCGACCTGTATAATTTGTTTACGATTAAAAAGACATTAATAGATTACgtcaaattcaaaaaaatattacttgCTAATGACATAAGTATTTGTATAATACAGTTAAATAGCAAAACAGGTCAAATATTTCTCAGTATTTAAAATTTGGTATTTAAAACCCATTAAATTCATGACTTTCTCCTAATGACTGATTATGAAAGCGGGCGTTAAATTAGTTAGGACTAGTGTAATATATTGTGTACTGTCTTTCGATATGGCAGTAAATATAGACATTTTTATACACCTACATCCTAGATAAAATAAATCACTATAGTTACTAATTCTTTTACAGGCATTTCCATCAGAACAATCGAAAGAATAACAAGCGAGGCAAAATGTTCTTTGAAAAATACCGGCAGAGTCCATTTTTCCAGTCCAGGCAAAAAACGAGTCAGtagatcaatcatagatttgccgGAATACCAAATAAGCGACATTCGCAGAATAATTTACGATttttataaaacagaaaaatgtcgggttacggtaaaaaaattaaaacaaaaaattcacaACGATTTGGATATCACAATTTCACAAACATCTTTAAGGCGACTTCTACGCAAAATGCAATTTCGTTGGAGGAAAACCGAAAACAACCGAAAAGTGCTTGTAGAAAAAAGTGCAATAAGAGCTTTGAGAATAAAATATCTGAGGCAAATCAAATATTTTCGGAGTCAAAATAGGCCAATCGTGTATGTTGACGAGACCTACTTACACAGCGGTCATACTTCTTCAAAGAACTGGACTGACGAATCAACCAAGGggttattttcaaatatttccaAAGGTCAACGACTAATAATAGTGCATGCCGGTGGGGATATGGGATTCATAAAAAATGGGTTATTAATCTTTAAATCAGGTTCAAAATCAGGGGATTACCACTCTGAAATGAATTCAGACAACTATGGAAAGTGGTTACAAGAACATTTATTACCTAATTTACCTGCTAACTCGGTATTAGTTTTTGATAACGCACCTTATCACAGCATTCAGTTGGAGCGGGCGCCTACATCAAACtcaaacaaaaatcaaatgatagaatggttaatgcagaaaaatatttcatttacacCTAGTGCTTTAAAACCTGAACTGTATGAAATAATTAAATATCATAAACCTCATCATGTAAAATACAAATTCGACGAAATTCTACGTGCGCATGGCCATATTCCTTTACGTTTACCTCCTTACCATCCTGACCTAAACCCTATCGAACTAATATGGGCGACAGTCAAAAATAATATAAGGCAGAAAAACGTTACATTTAAGCTAACTGACGTACAAAAACTCGCCGAGGAAGAATTCACTAATATTGATGCAAATGAGTGGAGAAAACGATGTTACCATGTCATTAAGAAGGAAGATGAGTATATGGACAGCGAGATAGTTGCTGATAACGCCACGCAAATAGCTccaattattataaatcttgACAGTGACTCTTCCAGTACAGAGTTTTCTTCTTccgaagatgaagatgaagaaaattattaacaatcAATTAATTTTCAAATAGATACCACTTTTCAACACGGGTACTTGTTTTAGtgttataataaaaccaaaatattaaaattaaataattactgtgttgcatttatttatacaatatccTCCATTTAATTTGAAACCCAATATCAAAGTAGATTTGTGAATTAAATTCAgtcaatattttataatttgtttactaagttaaataaatattataaactgtTGTATAAACAATGGCTTACtatttaaattgaataaaacaaaattacaatttcatctttctaataatatattaaagcttgcgaaaaatattacttttttaattgtgtaatAATTATTTGATCTATACCGCTACGCTACTGAATATACTTATCAGAAATAGTAAACCAATAGGATGAATCATAGGGCgtaaacataatttatttctctgtGACGTTGTGCGTACTCTCTCGCCAAGTTAGCTGGCGATGATTGTAGAGTcctactgtttggacaagtacagttgtttgaATAATCGcgttctgtcataaacaaattgaataaattgtaaaatattttttgatctgcttgatatttagcacactttaataactcatcaattgccataatttcaagtagctatattacctgtcgttaggcaaaaaacaaagttattaacatttataaattactacaaacataatatcttagagtttacggttttttggaattatatcaattatttatgtatttaaatttggtagttctctacataaaaaactttttatggtctacaacttttatttgaattatttttcattagaatgtataaaaaacgttttataagcaaaaaattttttttttgccttttaagattgtttaaaaaaacaaagcaaaatcaactgtacgtctcgaatttttcgtcagctacccctcatactatttagaatttaaatttctgtataagattttttaaactatttagcgaggttccgtgaactactttcttatggcatggtcaaagtcaaatattatttttttatgtgattaagccacaattattggtcgttattgagatgaaaattacatttttaattaactaatatttaacattttgatttccactattattttacaataactttgtttattgtactaattatgtgCACATTACattctgtacaaaatgtgtaaacattttgtacagaaaaacgttttttgagaacgatttccggaatggaaatcaaaatttcaaacattaacaCAATCATAACCAATAATTAAGGCCTTAATccaataaaaccataatatttatctcaaactattcatcgatagcttcgactaaacaggttgtaaattgaaatttatgtaaaatattcccctacacgattctctgggcaaaaatatctaggttgaataaatataacatctaaacgaagaaaaaaacctgttgagactgcaacttgtgagcaggtagtttcaatgtcgttattcgaacttgacccaaaaccgatcgatatttaggtatctaaaatattatttaaggattaataccggcaacatctgttggctctaaaatgatgccaaatacagtgattttaccgctcgatgttaaaacgtaggtttgatgtaaaaaattaaatatataaaaaaaatcggaatattgaaaaaccgacaacagtactaagcctacaaaggtgccctaaacgaacatacacaatttataaatagaaaatgatagcaattcttggtgatgctaaattactgcaacgtgaaaagagttcaaAAGGATatcgggatgtatatatatatatatatatatatacaggtttGGGTATGTCGTGTTTTAATCAATATATAAattttgtgatatttaaagtcttggtgcgccaagcaataattagctaattaatttttttgattaattaaaattatttaaatgatatgattattactctatcacaattttaattcttttatctcagggttaaattcgtgcttcaatatctatgctattacatgtgaaaggtaaggtccagagaataccggaataataaaaaacacatatgatctaacactatatattgaaataaaaataatgaaataattcacactcaaagttttcaataaacaaatctcatattaggattctcaaaattttgttctccgtacgtgaacaatcaaaattaatggtacaaacaatattaattgaaatctcaaaatcccaaactattctaactctcctaatcaaaatatttatatcctttctaaattacgtgtaaaaattgtgttatcaataaaagaaaaaaaactgcagaaacaaaatatctctctctgatgatgagtggtccaaatccttgttccttgtagactatattatctcctctcaaccgctctctatgtaatcagcaatcttacacagattgttgcaagtatatcgtccttaatgatctccttcaaaagcacaaatcattcaaattatgatagcctttctcctctcgataaactgaatctctcgttggcccgagtgaaaaatgactcttggaatatcttctctttacgataaactgaatctctcgttggcctgaacagtgactcttagaatataagtagagaaatatgacttacaatattttgctgcttcagcttctgtcagatacactaactccacaaaaactcactaacattcaacactactgcttgctacatttcaggaaccgccagagaacaatcactctTCGTCTtccagacttggaaaccaactgattctctcttctctctcctcaatctcgctaaactttttcctacatacttatcccacctttttcaatctccgccaatcaaaactcgtcacaattcccccattttttcatttcgataacaaacaaatttttacctataattataaaatttcctaaaacttatttacaaataatattttctataattcttaaaaactaacaaaaacctctttctataatcccttctattgtctttaatcactgcattaatgtatttcaattgtctttggatttcacttaaaattatgcgggtcactcaagtataacaaagaaataatttatgcaaagcttacattttgtttagtacaggtaatccaagaatttaataactttccttcttggaaatgtttgttggatattatcctacttatctgaattattttaatgtttttgaactttgaaatattttaatcaacccaatattttcttgattttacatatcataacaaatccccgccatttgatctgccgaaaactctttgttaaattttaaaaatgacaaaagttttctaggatcaaattatttcactatgttattaaaatctacttatgatactgataaatgtcgtgaatgttaaaataccccgtatattgcctgtctttatacgggattggatatattttcgttttaaatttttccaagtattttcccttaaaagaaagttcataatttttagccactcggtttacttcattaacaaaatctccatggtttcctaaaatcttctctattttctttcccatgttttctccacaatttatttttctttcatcctccttttgttcacatgtgttcactgtccataatacttcttcacaaaattctggattctcgtccatcaagtgccatttttttttctgttttctttttatcctctaattccctttggtattccgagcaccatgtttctattcctttcatttctctgatgataccttctttttcttcctgcttccattctgttttatcgtcggttgccaacaattcttctgtaccttctatttcctgtttttctctggtcttcatcttattttcctgctttcttttcgaactcttcttgtttttcttccttctctttttctcttctgttagatcttgttcttgtactttcggtttatcctctacagtcatatcgatttctttgcgtttttcctgtgcattgatccttccagaatttgttttcctatctgtttgcttttcttctcctgtgttgtctggttctgctctgatttccagtttattttccgaaaaatttatggtgatatcttttttcctcaattcatcaattcccgctatcatatcatgatttaaatcttcaatcaccacacatttcataatatggaatttgtttcccactcttatctgtactcccaaaccttcgtttactgtcgtcaaatttttattgtttgcacccactaaatcaaccctaggaatcttatacacaaatctgtccaaatttaattcttttactagttttttattgattagcgatatctccgagccagaatcaatcacaattttaatcgctttatgttttataaatgcgtctaaaaatattagattagaattagaaatttgtctttcgtttcctattgctacatgattcatctcccttctattttgttgttggaagctctggttatttctatcgtccctttgttcgttagtattcctattcggaggattttgtgcatctctattcctgttgtgattttcatttgttctattttgtgtatcattccggttatcgtaattttgttgtctattgtaattattgtaatttctcggcctatattcgtttgttgatctgggatgtcggtttctctggtcataatttgatgaataccttctttccggtccattatattggtcatgttgtcttctatttctcatttcttttcttttcgcttcttttaattgaaggaattggcacaaactatcaatatcttgatagtttctcaaaatcacgtgatcttccaacgtttcctcaaaatgtctgctgatcatttctaccagctgttcggtagaatatttgtattctagatattttgaattgttatatatctgcaaagcatatctttcttcagatattcccattttttcgtgatattttccattctgtagctcttggttgatttctctctgtttatttttcccccagaaatagttgagaaatttattttcaaaatctgtccaattttcaaactcatcttccttgctttcataccataacgctgctccttctttcaaatggtttctaattgtttctttgcaatcgtcaaaatatctaatatgttgtaatttggttttcaaatttttaaaaaacggtactgggtgtgttttccgaatatccccgccaaactgtatttttatgtcacccggactttggatgagtacttctctcctgtctcccatctctcgttgttttctgatatcctcaatttgtttttctatttctttcttgtcttcttgtaaagccatttcaaattttgtttctaactgttctaattcctttttctgtacagttttaatatctttcattttagtttctatttcttctctctgcatctctagtttcctctctgtttcttctctgactttttctaaacagacttttacctcattttcatatttgtccaaacgcttttccatttttttatcattttcttctaatttttgttcatagttttccaaacgctgctctatatttctgttatttagttctattgtttgttttgtttcttgttgatttctatccatttttagtgatgtttcttgttggtttttctctattgtttgttctgtttccctttgattctcttgtatttgttgtgtctgtaattgcattagttgtaatattttctctattcctgataattcttttttctcctcaactattgtaacatttccttcattatccgatccttcttcaacaattgtttcctcttctctgttatcctccttcctttcttgcattttgctttgactccttgtggtcgacatgttgtttctttctgttactgtttttttttccgccaaatgtgaaattttgcaactctctatatgtttcagaacacgacaatatttctccccaaatgtattaaattttcacgacaaatatcaaatatgcaatcagtaaaattcaaataattcaaaataaatatcaaatgtacgattggtaaagaaaataaaatcaaataattcaatagcagtaaatatccactaactacgatcaatcaataaatcaaatttatattccctggaaaaattgtcaaaatactttcaaattcaaatttcctcaatgttatatgtttttatctctggatcacctgtacttattccagatctctttcccttccttcaaatgtaaagctgcgatattttcaagccccacgttttggaagccagttattgtgatatttaaagtcttggtgcgccaagcaataattagctaattaatttttttgattaattaaaattatttaaatgatatgattattactctatcacaattttaattcttttatctcagggttaaattcgtgcttcaatatctatgctattacatgtgaaaggtaaggtccagagaataccggaataataaaaaacacatatgatctaacactatatattgaaataaaaataatgaaataattcacactcaaaagttttcaataaacaaatctcatattaggattctcaaaattttgttctccgtacgtgaacaatcaaaattaatggtacaaacaatattaattgaaatctcaaaatcccaaactattctaactctcctaatcaaaatatttatatcctttctaaattacgtgtaaaaattgtgttatcaataaaagaaaaaaaactgcagaaacaaaatatctctctctgatgatgagtggtccaaatccttgttccttgtagactatattatctcctctcaaccactctctatgtaatcagcaatcttacacagattgttgcaagtatatcgtccttaatgatctccttcaaaagcacaaatcattcaaattatgatgatagcctttctcctctcgataaactgaatctctcgttggcccgagtgaaaaatgactcttggaatatcttctctttacgataaactgaatctctcgttggcctgaacagtgactcttggaatataagtagagaaatatgacttacaatattttgctgcttcagcttctgtcagatacactaactccacaaaaactcactaacattcaacactactgcttgctacatttcaggaaccgccagagaacaatcactctTCGTCTtccagacttggaaaccaactgattctctcttctctctcctcaatctcgctaaacttattcctacatacttatcccacctttttcaatctccgccaatcaaaactcgtcacaattcccccattttttcatttcgataacaaacaaatttttacctataattataaaatttcctaaaacttatttacaaataatattttctataattcttaaaaactaacaaaaacctctttctataatcccttctattgtctttaatcactgcattaatgtatttcaattgtctttggatttcacttaaaattatgcgggtcactcaagtataacaaagaaataatttatgcaaagcttacattttgtttagtacaggtaatccaagaatttaataactttccttcttggaaatgtttgttggatattatcctacttatctgaattattttaatgtttttgaactttgaaatattttatattttatattttatatatatatatatatatatatatatatatatatatatatatatatatatatatatatatatatatatatatatatatatatgttcggataagtttccgcggtcagataaatgaaaattactgagttctcgggaagaaccgcgttgagaatttaaaactcgacgtttcggcacccattttggagccattatcaagagtgatacggttcggttcgagttcggggtctcaatctgcctactcccctcactcgagacgtaccagtatcgtgttctatattgcaagaactgtctctcggcactgaggtctcaatctgcctgctcctcagtgtcgagtgacaaccggtcttaccctgtgtggctgcttttatactcgctgtatgcgcgggaacggtatgcgctgacgtggtctgaactgacgtggcctgaccggtgtgggcgggaggtcgctgaagcaggggtcgccatgttgccggcaattgtttcgcgtcatcgcgcgtgttcaagctgttagcccatttttcgatttcgatagcttcacgaatgattctcgcttttaatgagcggatgggagcgatggtttttgctttttcgaaatctcttttgtggcctgtctgaatatgatgttgggctagggctgaagtggtatcggaatgtttgactgatagagaatgttcgtaaatacggttatggattcgtcggtttgacTGTCCTACGTATgaacgtgggcaactggaacaaggtatctcgtagacaccatggtcttcattggggatttggtcttttacggatctgaagagattggacaatttgtagtggtgaagatggttttgatattaagagggataagagttctactgatcttgtcagtaacacctttaatgaaaggtagaaagattttgggttgatccggcggcaaggtttcttttttggatggaatggggtttagaagtttttgaatgcttctattgatttgggttttgtggtagccgttttgtaggagtgtttgtcttattgaattgatttcggatgacctgtgattgttgtcgctaagtcttatggaacgggaaataagagtgttgatgactgaattaagggggtgatgatgtgactgggcattgagatagcggtttgtatgagtgggtttctggtacacggaataggaaaaactgtgaagtggatttttctgaataagaacatcaaggaatggcaaagacgcttcagactcaacttccatcgtgaattgaatgctgggatgtattccattcaggtgggagaggaagagatctaatgtgtctttaccatggggccaaatgacaaaggtgtcatcaacgtaccgtaaccagcaggcgGGTTTGAGACTTGAtgaggacaaggctactgtttcgaaatgttctatgtagatatctgctattacgggagagaggggcgatcccattggggcacctttgatttgacgatagaaatgattttggaacgtgaaatatgtattagacatgcaatgttttataagagataatgtgtcttggggaatttgatgtttagagtccaagatggaaatggtttcatcgatgggaatgttggtgaataaagaaacaatgtcaaaattgactagtatgtctgagggtgaaatagaaaagtttttcagaagatcaatgaaatgaaaagagtttttgacaaaggacgaggcgttttcggctaatggttgtaaggatgaagcgagatgttttgccaatttctgagtgggacagttgtatgcactgacgatgggtcttaggggaacatttgggcttatggatttttggaaggccgtatatctttgg
The genomic region above belongs to Diabrotica undecimpunctata isolate CICGRU chromosome 8, icDiaUnde3, whole genome shotgun sequence and contains:
- the LOC140447714 gene encoding uncharacterized protein, with the protein product MALKNSRKNNSVISGQSREIIFNVFNYFKNIKLEAETLKTVKENTAKATGISIRTIERITSEAKCSLKNTGRVHFSSPGKKRVSRSIIDLPEYQISDIRRIIYDFYKTEKCRVTVKKLKQKIHNDLDITISQTSLRRLLRKMQFRWRKTENNRKVLVEKSAIRALRIKYLRQIKYFRSQNRPIVYVDETYLHSGHTSSKNWTDESTKGLFSNISKGQRLIIVHAGGDMGFIKNGLLIFKSGSKSGDYHSEMNSDNYGKWLQEHLLPNLPANSVLVFDNAPYHSIQLERAPTSNSNKNQMIEWLMQKNISFTPSALKPELYEIIKYHKPHHVKYKFDEILRAHGHIPLRLPPYHPDLNPIELIWATVKNNIRQKNVTFKLTDVQKLAEEEFTNIDANEWRKRCYHVIKKEDEYMDSEIVADNATQIAPIIINLDSDSSSTEFSSSEDEDEENY